From a single Mobula birostris isolate sMobBir1 chromosome 13, sMobBir1.hap1, whole genome shotgun sequence genomic region:
- the LOC140207822 gene encoding uncharacterized protein encodes MTEKPFTCSDSGKGFTWSSNLMAHQRVHTGEKPFTCSDCGKRFTESSTLQRHQRVHTGEKPFTCSDCGKRFTESSHLRVHQRVHTGEKPFTCSECGKRFTQLSHLQSHQRVHTGEKSFTCSVCGKGFTHSSSLQRHQQVHTGEKPFTCLECGKGFTQSSQLQSHQRVHTGEKPFTCLECGKRFTQLSHLQRHQRVHTGEKPFTCSVCGKRFTESSQLRRHQRVHTGKKPFTCSVCGKRFTQLSHLKSHQRVHTGEKPFTCLECEKRFTHSSTLQRHQQVHTGEKPFTCSVCGKRFTQLSQLQSHQRVYTGEKPFTCLECGKGFTQSFKLLAHQSVHSGEWPFTCLECGKGFTQSSKLMAHQSVHTGERPLTCSDCGKGFTRSSQLLAHQSVHTGERPFTCSVCEKRFTQSSYLQIHQRVHTGEKPFTCSECGKRFTQSSTLQRHQQVHTGEKPFTCSVCGKRFTQLSHLQSHQQVHTREKPFTCSECGKGFTRSSELLTHQSVHNGELLLL; translated from the coding sequence ggagaagccgttcacctgctcagactctgggaagggattcacttggtcatctaacctaatggctcaccagcgagttcacactggggagaagccgttcacctgctcagactgtgggaagagattcactgagtcatccaccctacagagacaccagcgagttcacactggggagaagccgttcacctgctcagactgtgggaagagattcactgagtcatcccacctacgggtacatcagcgtgttcacactggggagaagcctttcacctgctcagaatgtgggaagagattcactcagttatcccacctacagagtcatcagcgagttcacaccggggagaagtcgttcacctgctcagtctgtgggaagggattcactcactcatccagcctacagagacatcagcaagttcacactggggagaagccgttcacctgcttagaatgtgggaagggattcactcagtcatcccaactacagagtcatcagcgagttcacactggggagaagccgttcacctgcttagaatgtgggaagagattcactcagttatcccacctacagagacatcagcgtgttcacactggggagaagccgttcacctgctcagtctgtgggaaaagattcactgagtcatcccaaCTAAGGAgacatcaacgagttcacactgggaagaagccattcacctgctcagtctgtgggaagagattcactcagttatcccacctaaagagtcatcagcgagttcacactggggagaagccgttcacatgCTTAGAATGTGAGAAgcgattcactcactcatccaccctacagagacatcagcaagttcacactggggagaagccattcacctgctcagtctgtgggaagagattcactcagttgtcccaactacagagtcatcagcgagtttacactggggagaagccgttcacctgcttagaatgtgggaaaggattcactcagtcattcaaactattggcacaccagtcagttcacagtggggagtggccattcacctgcttagaatgtgggaaaggattcactcagtcgtccAAACTAATGGCACAccaatcagttcacactggagagagaccactcacctgctcagactgtgggaagggattcactcggtcatcccaactactggcacaccagtcagttcacaccggggagaggccattcacatgctcagtctgtgagaagagatttactcagtcatcctacctacagattcatcagcgagttcatactggggagaaacctttcacctgctcagaatgtgggaagagattcactcagtcatccaccctacagagacatcagcaagttcacactggggagaagccgttcacctgctcagtctgtgggaagagattcactcagttatcccacctacagagtcatcagcaagttcacactagggagaagccgttcacctgctcagaatgtgggaaaggattcacccgGTCATCCgaactactgacacaccagtcagttcacaatggggagttACTGTTGTTATGA
- the LOC140208419 gene encoding uncharacterized protein, whose translation MAHQRVHTGDRPFTCSDCGKGFTRLSQLKVHQRVHTGERLFTCSVCGKGFTRSSTLLTHQSVHTGERPFTCSNCGKGFISSSHLKVHRRVHTGERPFSCSNCGKGFTSSSQLKEHQRVHTGERPFICTNCGKGFTRSSSLKVHQQVHTGERLFTCSNCGKGFSQSSELKVHRQVHTGERPFTCSVCGKGFTQSANLLSHQLVHTGERPFTCSNCGKGFTSSSQLKVHRRVHTGEKPFICSDCGKGFTQSSQLKVHRRVHTGERPFICSDCGKGFSQSSKLKVHQRVHTGERPFTCSDCGKGFTRSSQLKIHQRVHTGGRPFTCSDCGRRFTRSSFLLTHQSVHTGERPFTCLDCGKGFTCSSHLKVHQRVHTGERPFTCSDCGEGFTCSSQLKIHQRVHTGEKPFTCSDCEKGFTRSSPLMTHQRVHSGERPFTCSVCGKGFIQLSQLKIHQRVHTGERPFTCSECGKGFTSSSQLLGHQRVHTGERPFTCSVCGKGFTRLSHLQRHQRVHTGERSFTCSVCGKRFSRSSSLQRHQQVHTG comes from the coding sequence atggctcaccagcgagttcatactggagaccggccgttcacctgctcagactgcgggaagggattcactcgattatcccaactgaaggtacatcagcgagttcacactggagagaggctgttcacttgctcagtgtgtgggaagggattcactcggtcatccaccctactgacacatcagtcagttcacactggggagaggccattcacctgctcaaactgtgggaagggattcatttcctcatcccacctgaaggtacatcggcgagttcacactggggagaggccattcagctgctcaaactgtgggaagggattcacttcctcatcccaactgaaggaacatcagcgagttcacactggcgagcggccgttcatctgcacgaactgtgggaagggattcactcgatcatccagtctgaaggtacatcagcaagttcacactggggagaggctgttcacctgctcaaactgcgggaagggattcagtcagtcatctgaactgaaggtacatcggcaagttcacactggagagaggccgttcacttgctcagtgtgtgggaagggattcactcagtcagccAACCTACTGTCACatcagttagttcacactggggagagaccgttcacctgctcaaactgtgggaagggattcacttcctcatcccaactgaaggtacatcggcgagttcacactggggagaaaccgttcatctgctcggactgtgggaagggattcactcagtcatctcaactgaaggtacatcggcgagttcacactggggagaggccgttcatctgctcggactgtgggaagggattctctcaatcatccaaactgaaggtacatcagcgagttcacactggggagaggccgttcacctgctctgactgtgggaagggatttactcgatcatcccaactgaagatacatcagcgagttcacactggagggaggccattcacctgctcagactgtgggaggcgattcactcggtcatccttcctactgacacatcagtcagttcacactggggagaggccattcacctgcttggactgtgggaagggattcacttgctcatcccacctgaaggtacatcagcgagttcacactggggagaggccattcacctgctcggactgtggggagggattcacttgctcatcgcaactgaagatacatcagcgagttcacactggggagaagccattcacctgctcagactgtgagaagggattcactcggtcatcccccctaatgacacaccagcgagttcacagtggggagcggccattcacctgctcagtctgtgggaagggattcattcagttatctcaactgaagatacatcagcgagttcacactggagagaggccattcacctgctcagagtgtggaaagggattcacttcgtcctcTCAACTACTGggccaccagcgagttcacactggagagaggccattcacctgctcagtgtgtgggaagggattcactcggttgtCTCATCTTCAGAGACACCAGcgtgttcacacaggggagaggtcgttcacctgctcagtgtgtgggaagagattcagtcggtcatccagcctacagagacaccagcaagttcacactgggtag